A stretch of Fusobacterium periodonticum ATCC 33693 DNA encodes these proteins:
- a CDS encoding McrB family protein has translation MTEILDNNINQHFQELIIRTLGIITRNKTQKHIEISIHPLRDLFQDYYKEDIYWKFESKDSVPWLCFWSKKLAEEPANGIYPMFYSYSGKQNGQNIKYLILAFGKSVKKETNIDWDKKLPLENINDFFNKLGVEGLPTYKNEINYGTSKVYKAYVVNQEKFNDIDFQDEIYNDFKNLFEYYLAYAKYITYEKNWSKISESKEELKIAYEKELNKILETLKDTEDTLKFKKIIITENETKENPIQIKKEFNFPLNTILYGPPGTGKTYNSAFYSVGIIEKDESIFKSSNDNKIFKKFKEYKDRDLIKFITFHQSYGYEDFIEGIRPQLGNESKELKYKLHSGIFKDMCNRAKNDKENNYVLIIDEINRGNISKIFGELISLIEPSKRKGEKEEVEVSLPYSKENFTIPKNLYIIGTMNTADRSIALLDIALRRRFNFIEIMPQYDILRDVADIKIALLLSTINERIEFLLDREHIIGHSYFLNINTFEDLVNIFKNYIIPLLQEYFYDDFEKIKSIFDNNGFITSKNISLNNQRKSIYKLNEEALKIPDNYKKIYLSVEDEE, from the coding sequence ATGACAGAAATATTAGATAACAATATAAATCAACATTTTCAAGAATTAATTATTAGAACATTAGGAATTATAACTCGTAATAAGACTCAAAAGCATATAGAAATTAGTATTCATCCACTAAGAGATCTATTTCAAGATTATTATAAAGAAGATATTTATTGGAAATTTGAAAGCAAAGATTCAGTTCCTTGGCTATGTTTCTGGTCAAAAAAATTAGCTGAAGAACCAGCTAATGGTATTTATCCTATGTTTTATTCTTACTCAGGAAAACAAAATGGACAAAATATTAAATATCTTATTTTGGCATTTGGAAAAAGTGTAAAAAAAGAAACAAATATTGATTGGGATAAAAAATTACCATTAGAAAATATTAATGATTTTTTTAATAAGTTAGGTGTTGAAGGACTTCCAACTTATAAAAATGAGATTAATTACGGAACTTCAAAGGTATATAAAGCTTATGTAGTTAATCAAGAAAAATTTAATGACATTGACTTTCAAGATGAGATTTATAATGACTTTAAAAATTTATTTGAATACTATTTAGCTTATGCCAAATATATTACTTATGAAAAAAATTGGAGTAAAATAAGTGAGAGTAAAGAAGAATTAAAAATAGCTTATGAAAAAGAACTTAATAAAATTCTTGAAACATTGAAAGATACAGAAGATACATTAAAATTCAAAAAAATAATTATAACAGAAAACGAAACTAAAGAAAATCCTATTCAAATAAAAAAAGAATTTAACTTTCCTTTAAATACTATATTGTATGGTCCACCAGGAACAGGAAAGACATATAATTCAGCTTTTTATTCAGTTGGAATTATTGAAAAAGATGAATCTATCTTTAAGTCAAGCAATGACAATAAAATTTTTAAAAAATTTAAAGAATATAAAGATAGAGACTTAATAAAATTTATTACTTTTCATCAATCTTATGGTTATGAAGATTTTATTGAGGGTATAAGACCTCAACTAGGGAATGAGAGTAAAGAATTAAAATATAAGCTTCATTCTGGAATATTTAAAGATATGTGTAATAGAGCTAAGAACGATAAAGAAAATAATTATGTTTTAATTATTGATGAAATAAATAGAGGAAATATTTCAAAAATTTTTGGTGAATTAATTTCTTTAATTGAACCTTCTAAAAGAAAAGGGGAAAAAGAAGAAGTGGAAGTAAGCTTACCTTATTCAAAAGAAAACTTTACAATTCCTAAGAATCTATATATTATAGGAACAATGAATACAGCTGACAGATCAATTGCTTTGTTAGATATTGCACTTCGTAGAAGATTTAATTTCATTGAAATAATGCCTCAATATGATATTTTAAGAGATGTAGCTGATATAAAAATAGCTTTACTTTTATCAACTATAAATGAAAGAATAGAGTTTTTACTTGATAGAGAACATATAATAGGACATTCATATTTTTTGAACATAAATACTTTTGAAGATTTAGTAAATATTTTTAAAAATTATATTATTCCTCTATTACAAGAATATTTCTATGATGATTTTGAAAAGATAAAATCTATTTTTGATAATAATGGTTTTATAACTTCAAAAAATATTTCTTTAAATAATCAAAGAAAATCTATTTATAAACTTAATGAAGAAGCATTAAAAATTCCAGATAATTATAAAAAAATCTATTTATCTGTTGAAGATGAGGAATAG